Sequence from the Prunus persica cultivar Lovell chromosome G5, Prunus_persica_NCBIv2, whole genome shotgun sequence genome:
ACAATCAATGGGGTGTTCGTTGGATTGGCGCAGGTCTCTGGTATGCTCCAAGTGTTCTTGAGTTCAAGTCCCATGATACCCGTGTGTGAGTTTCCCCAGACAATAAATTAGCCACAGGGTCAATACTGAAAATACAAGTCATAACCAATTACTATAGAATAGATTAACCCAAATTGCAGAGAATCCTAAAACCCCAAACACTTTTAGCAATCtggccaaaatacaaatcaCACAACTGAAAAACTATTTGCTGATTTCCTTTAAAACATTGAAAGTAAGAAGGTGGTTGAGAAAAATGGATCAGACTGCAGGTCTTTAGATTAGAGGTGCACCCattggaggaggtggtgggcTTTGTTGCTTCCGAAAGTTTCCTGCTGGAGGAGGGGGTGGGCTTGGTCTGGTTTTCCGGCCAAATTTGCTCACCTTCAAATCTGTAGCCAAACATAAAACACATAACATAATGTATCCTTGATCAACAATTgctaataaaagtaaaaattaaaggaaatgagaaagaaagaaaaaaaaaaccagagtaCAACTCAAATTCTCAAAAGGAATTCTAAATTTCGGAAACTGTTTCTGAATCTCGAACCGAACCTGCATGAATCTGAGATGGATGCATGAGCAAGATGGATGCAATGAACATAACCATAATGAGAAAGCGGACGAAGGAAGAGAGACCAGCCATTGATTACATAAAAATTAGCTCTTGTTTGGAACTTTGTTCTTACCCCTTGATCACAACTATGCCCCTATGATAATTATATAGTGAGTGTGAGTGCCTGAGTTGAGTAACTGTGAacgatttaattaattaattaattacaaagcgtgatgtATGGGGTTAAGTGGAATTAGGTCGAGATGCATATTTTAAAGGTTAGACAAATGATGTTACAAGTTGACTTTAATTTCTTCTAAGGATGCCATTTAGGTATAAATATTCCTTGAAAGTCTGCAAACTTAATTAAACTATTTTCATTAAGACCCTATATATTCCTTTAATTGTTTGCACGTACTattataggaaaaaaaaaagttatctaGCCAGACCAGACATCAAAAGAAGATGcattatatttttggaaaataCTATGAGGTGTCCCCACACTTGAAAGGTAGGATTAATCTCCGCTCGAAGTTTGGCTTGTTTCTAGCTAAAAGTGCTTCCAACGGGTTTCGAACCCTTGCTATTGAGACACCATGTAGCTCACCAGCTAGAGGTGGCAGTTTGCCAACTGCACCACACCTTGTGATTAGAAGATGCATTATATTGCCATACTATAAATCTGGACTGTTTATCATGTTGATCGTTTTGCGAATGCAGAGTCTAGATTCACAgtttgataatatatatatacagtcttgatctcttggaccacaggagtccaagagattgtggtcatccaccgttggatattaatccaatggttcaaaaaagttttttaaaaggaatacaagagtgagtgaaccgttgaatttacatccaatggtgagtgaccacaaatctcttggacccctgtagtccaagagatcaggactgtatatatatatatattgtttgatAACATAAGTCTGGAATGTTACTAGGTACACGTGTTTCCACACTTAAGTTCCAATGACCTCTTAAGAAATACATATGACCCTCACAATCGCTTTCAAAtgagataaaaataataaaattaagcAAGTAAAGTAAAATGGTGTCACGCTTGATACTGTTGTTGTGAGACTTATGCTGTTTGTATAGGTTCGGCCAAAAAAATATGTTGTTTGTATAGGAAAATACACTTTCACttagtcccacattgaaaaagagttgttttcttttatggtttacaacttCTCTGACATAAGGCTCTCTTGATACTATCCCTAATCAGATTTCTAACCTCACCAACTTAGAGAGATTTACTCTCTCTCACAGTCTGGTCAAATCCAGGGTTGAGTTTACATTTCCTCTCCTCTTTCAGTGTGGCATACAATGACCTTCAGGGCCTTGTACCATCTGGAGGCCAGTTTGATAATTTTACCATCGCCAGCTTTGAAGGGAATCCAAGATTATGTGGGCCTCCAATTATGCATCTCTCTTGCTCTCAGCCAGAATTAGCAGCTCCTCAAAAATCTTTCAGATAAAGTTGttttagaaataaataatttagtgAATTTGACCCCAATCCATGAACTCCAATTCATTTTGATGGAAGACCTATGTTTAAAACTCCATGAGCTCCAATTCATTTTGATAGAAGTTCTATGTTTAAAACTTTCACACACGATTCGCAAGGGACTTATAACTCAAACGATTTTAGGGTCTTAACCTCTGGCTATGGAGAAGCTTTTGGTATTAACTCCAAACTCTTGTATCTCTACTTGTACAAAGTCTTATAAATATATGCAATACAGCTTGAGGAATTCAACAATATTTCTGCTTATTTCTACATGGCAGGATTTATGGTATTCCACTTCTCGAGTATATCCTTTTCGTGCACATCCACAAGTTCAATTATATGCGGCATTGCACTGAAATTCCCACATAAACAGAGGTCATGATTCCATTTCTCTATGTAAACTGGGACAATGTTTCAACAGGGAGAGCTTTAGTTCCAATGTCCTCTTAAAAAACATGACCCTAACTATTGCTTTCACTTGAGATAAAAATAACAGAACCACGTAAAACGGTGTCACACTTGATACTGGTGCTGTGAGACTCAACGAAAGCATATAGCATAACAATAGAGGTAAACCCAGTTTTATCAAGAAATAAAGGCCTTGTGGGAGGTGAAACCATATCTCAGAAATAGATGTCAAAAAGGCCATGGTGTTAAAAGCCAAGAAAGAAACGCATGCTGCAGCGGAGTGAAATGCAAAGTTTGATACTGCATTTTCTTCAGCGCTACTGGTCGTGGCTGCGGAGTTCCTTTTAAAATTATGAGGAGTTTCAGAGTAACCTTTCTCGATACCAGCAGGGGGATTGAGCACAGCTTGGAATGTGGCTGTTGCAATCAGCACAGCTATCACTAGTAGAGCGTTGCGCTTTTCATTTGGCATGCAACATTTTGCGAGGTAACTTCGTAGTATCCATTTTTCGGTCAGTGACATCTCTTTCCTCAAAGAGTCTGCAAGAGAAGATACTCTACGAAGTGAGGAAGCTCCCAAAGCTCCATTTCGGcataataaatttatcatCTCTGTGTTGTTATCTGGTCCTTGCAATGAGATGTCCAGAGCTGTTAAACCCTCCAAATTCTTGGCATTTAGGTCAACCCTTTTTATTAACAACCTCATCACCTGCATAATATTAGCATGCAAAAATCTATAATTAACTTCTTGCAAAATAgtatttgttttcaaaaatgaaaacatattCTTCAGGAAAAGGGATATTCATTGAAATATCACCTGAACTTATAccttagtttcaatttgtcacctgaaaaagaaaaaaaaaattaagtgaaATATCacctgaatttttcaaaatccttGATTTGTCACATGACTTTAAtatcatccaattttccaactattttcaagggtattttagtctttttattttcaagagtattttaaaaatggaaaaatcatATCTTTTCACATTTAACCCCCAACCATTTTTGCATTtaagctttatttttttaataataattttttccatttttaaaatatccttgaaaataaaaagactaaaatacccttaaaaataaatggaaaattggatgatgttAAACTCATGtgacaaatcatggattttgaaaaatttaggtgacatttcacttaaaaaaaaatttcatgtgacaaattgaaactaaggTATAAGTTCAGGTGACATTTCAACAAATATCCCTCAGGAAAATCATACCGAAAAAGGTCAAAGATACCGGTTAGAGTATCACTTAAATGTCTTCTGCAATTTGGTTCTTTCATCTATGTAGAAGAGCTAAATGCTtactattttgagtttgtaATCAGCTCTACCATATTTTTGAAGCTTATTAGTAGAAACTAACTTCTAAGGCTACTGTCCTACTATCTTTGTGTTTTGTGTtggtaataaaaaaattagaagacaagcaaagaaataaatgaaagagcaaagggaaaaaaattgaaaaatcaatTACATATATGTTTGCTTACAGGTTGAGTAAATTTGGGACATCTACTAACCTGAAGCAAAATATTACTCTATCACAGTTAGGGAGTGAGGGGACGAAAGCTTGCCTGGAATTGATTTCTTGCTGTTGCAATGTGCAATACAGTGTTGCCTTCAACATCAGTCCACTGCAAGACCTCATCCATATCAACATGCTGAATCCATCCCAGCAAGACTTCGAGTGCTCCGGCCTTGTCATTCTTTGCAGCAATATGCAGTGCAGTTTCTTTCTGATTTGTCAGATCAATGATAGATTCTGGGCAAGCTGCTAGAAATTCAGCCAGAAGATCCAAGTTTCCGATTTCAGCTACACAGTGCAAGAGAGTCCTACCCTCCCTTCCTTTGACTCGGACAATGTCTCTATAGGCGGACAAGACAGAAAGCACTGTCTGTGTTTTCCCATGTTTCAAAGCCAAGTGCAATGCAGAGAACCCTTCTTTGTTTTGCTTCCTTGTAAATTGTGGCTTTAATCTCATCATCTCCAGGGCAAAGTGGGTATGCCCTGCAGATGCAGCTACGTGCAAAGGAGTATGAACAAATGGAACCTGATCAATGCGCTCTAAAATACACGAATCCTCCTGTATCAACGAATAGAAGCCATCAATATCTCCCTCTTGAGCAGCCTTCATCAGCCTCTGATCCTTTCTGAGAAGTGACAAAAGTAGGCAGCTGAGAGAGTCTTATATACTGTTCTCAATTGAGAGCAACTATTTAACCAACAAAGAATGAAAATCTTGAAGTACGTACGGTATGCCAAAGCTAGAAATTAGAAATCACCTAAATTTACTCTCAGATTTTCAAAGTCCATACTGACTATTGAGGCAGTGATGCATGTTAATGAAGCTATGTATCTATGTTAGAAGTACTAAGAGCACCaatttttcatcaaattgaCTTCTTCAACCTTAAGCAGTGTGTGCTTagataaaaatacaaaaaatataaacctTAAGTAGTGTGTGAAGCCAACATTAGGAAGTGAAGCCCCTTCCTGAGCTCCAACACAACATAGCATAGTCCTTATTCTTATGTTATCCGACGAGCTTTGGTGCTGTATGATGTCCAGGGCCGTCAAACCAGCCGAATTCTTGGCGTTTACGTCTACCTTAGAGTTTAATAAAAGCTCAACTTCCTGCATAATGGAATGAaccaatttattaaaaaatcatTGAGTAAGCTGCAAGCTTCAACCAAACTAAAAATTCTGaagattttataaattatgaACAAATTATTGCCATGGTTTGACAGAATGTATAGTTCCTGTAATTTTCACTCTATCAGTTCTGAAGCCCAAATTCAAACATGCAAAAGATATATCTGAAATTAACATCAACCATTGGCACATCACCTTAtttcaatgaaaaataaaaacaagagaaCTCACCTCAGGTTGATTTCTAATTGTTGCAATGTGCAGCAAAGTGTTGCCTTTATCATCCTTCCAGTTCAATATCCTTTTCTCCAGTTGATGAACCCCTTCATAGCAAGCATGTGTTAGCCATCTC
This genomic interval carries:
- the LOC18776065 gene encoding ankyrin repeat-containing protein BDA1; this encodes MDPRLKRAAQAGDIDVMYTLIKEDAKLLDLNGVSFVDTPLHVAASEGHILFAMEIMRLKPSFARKSNQDGFSPIHLALQNGNTQMVLRLLDVDTGLVRVSGREGMTPLHYVAKEGNIELLLVFLSTCPKSFEDVTIRNETALHIALKNGKVEAFELLVRWLTHACYEGVHQLEKRILNWKDDKGNTLLHIATIRNQPEEVELLLNSKVDVNAKNSAGLTALDIIQHQSSSDNIRIRTMLCCVGAQEGASLPNVGFTHYLRKDQRLMKAAQEGDIDGFYSLIQEDSCILERIDQVPFVHTPLHVAASAGHTHFALEMMRLKPQFTRKQNKEGFSALHLALKHGKTQTVLSVLSAYRDIVRVKGREGRTLLHCVAEIGNLDLLAEFLAACPESIIDLTNQKETALHIAAKNDKAGALEVLLGWIQHVDMDEVLQWTDVEGNTVLHIATARNQFQVMRLLIKRVDLNAKNLEGLTALDISLQGPDNNTEMINLLCRNGALGASSLRRVSSLADSLRKEMSLTEKWILRSYLAKCCMPNEKRNALLVIAVLIATATFQAVLNPPAGIEKGYSETPHNFKRNSAATTSSAEENAVSNFAFHSAAACVSFLAFNTMAFLTSISEIWFHLPQGLYFLIKLGLPLLLCYMLSLSLTAPVSSVTPFYVVLLFLSQVKAIVRVMFFKRTLELKLSLLKHCPSLHREMES